The sequence below is a genomic window from Microbulbifer hydrolyticus.
CAGCTGCAGCAAGATCAGAACGAGAAGGTTGATCCCGCGCTGACGCTTCTGATCGAGCGCGCGAACAGTGCACTGGAAAGCCCGACCCGCTCGGTCACGCAAAAAGAAAGACTGCCCGCCAGCGGCAACCCAAATGACTATTTCAGTATCGGGCCCTACTGGTGGCCAAACCCGGACTCAAAAGATGGGCTTCCTTTTATCCGTAAAGACGGTGAACGCAATTACGCCACGCTGGAGCAGATTCCCGACAGCCAGCTACTGCGGAGTTTTGTGCAGGACGTCAGCAATCTTGCCGTCGCCTACCACCTGACCGGTGATCAGCGCTATGGCAAGGCCGCGGTTCAGCACCTCCGAGCCTGGTTTATCGAGCCGGCGACACGCATGAATCCGAACTTCGAACACGCGCAGGCGGTACCCGGGATTGCCACCGGACGCGGTTTCGGCATCATTGAAGGGCGCTTCCTGATTCATATTCCGGATGCGGTGCGACTATTGGGGGATCAGCTCAGTAAAAATGAGCGGGAGAGTATTACCCGATGGTTTTCCGAGCTCCACCAGTGGATGCTGACCAGTGAGAACGGCAAAGCCGAAAACCAATGGCACAACAATCACGGCACCTGGTTTGATGCGCAAGTCGTTGCCTTTGCCCTGTTTACCGGGGATCTGGATATCGCGCGTGCCCAACTGAAAGTGACCAGGGATAATCGAATCGCCCACCACTTTGATGCCGCAGGAAAGCAGCCGGCAGAATTTGAGCGCACCCGGCCCTGGCACTATGCCAACTTCAATCTGGAGGCCTATAACCTGCTGGGACAATTTGGCCGACAGCTCGGTGTAGATATCTGGGGATACCAACGTGGTGATATCAGCTTGCATCGCGGTTACGCCCTGATTGCAAACTACCTGCTGGAACCTGAGGAGTGGCCATTCAAGGAACTGTATGGCATGGATATCAAAGCCGCACATGCCACCATGTACTATGCGAAGAACGCTTACGGTGATGCCATATTCAGCGAGGCACTGGAAAAAATACATCGCGACAGTGACGACAGCATCGTGGAGACCGATCCGCGGTTGTGGCCCATTCAATAAAGGCACAATAAAAAAGGCCAATCATTGAGGTGATTCAATGATTGGCCTTTTTCCATTCAAAACGGATTATTTAACGGAGTTATCCGTGGTAGCCGAGAGGTCGCTGGCATTATCCGTTGGCCGACTTTTGATGCGGCGCTTTGACAACTGCAACTGATAAAGCGATGGCTGATCACTGATCGCCTGGTTCACAGCTGCAATATCGGCGCTGGGGCCATAGTCTATGTCGACCTTTCTATTCCCATGCACACCATAGATATTTGCATTGGGTCCATCCGCTACGCCATCCAGGGTAATGGTCGCCTTCTCGTCAGGCACACCGGAAAACAACAGCCGTATATTCCAGAAGGTGCTGTCTGCCCCGTGGGTTGGCTTCCAGTAACCGGCACCGCCACCCTTGAATGCAGAATATCTACGCTCACTGATTTCCTGGTCGTTCAGTTCAACATACATCGTAATATTGTCGAACAGATTCTGGTGATTGGCACCGGAGTGTTGATCCAGGATCGGGCGCTGATCAACGGTACAGCCCGTATAGACACTCTTGGTTGAAAAAGTATTGAAGCTCAACGGATGAATGACCAGGTTCTGCACGTGCAGGTTTTCCACCAGCACATTGTGTGTATCCCCCATGGCCACGCTGTAATGCGCCTTGTGCTCTCCTGACGTGGTGACGTCTCTGATCGTCAGGTTAGCAACCTCTTCCGTCAACACGCCGCTGTCTGCGTTGATTATGTCCACATTGCGAACCCAGCCGTCGTAGACCCGCGTCAGATAGATACCGTTAAACCCTTGCTCCACATGGTGCGCCACGTACGCGGACGCCGGGAACTCGATGGTAAAGTCTTCCAGGCCGACATTCTGCAGGTAGGGCTTGCGAGTGATATCTGTGGTAAACCCCTCAATATCGTGCAGCAAGGGGTCCGAAAGCTCGATCCTGTTGCCCTTGATCTCCAGAATTCGGGACGTCTGCGACACCAGTGGCCGCGACGGAAAGGCCCAGTGATGACTGCCTATCTTGTCGACCCCGGGATACAGCATTTTTAGCAATGGCGAGTCGCGACCAGCGCGGTTATACCAGTTGACATTGATTACCTGCCCCGCTTCAAGCTGGCCTGCCGACTTCACCGTCAACCAGCGCTTACCTCGCTCTCCGGCAACCGGCTGCGCATGCGCTGCTACCGGCGTATCGTACTTGTCCAGGTACGCCTTCACTCGCTCACCCGGTTTGCGCGCCCAGATGTAGCCTCCCGCCCAGGCGTACTGGGTAAATGGCAGGTCGATATTGTTCTGTTTCTCCCGCTGGCGCTTGTCCATCTCGGTAAGGTATTCGCGAAGCTCGGCCAGCTCGGGAGGATCCGGCAACAAACGCAGCGGGCGAGGAAAATACAAACGTGTCTTCTGGTTACCGGCACCGCGCAAAATCAGGTTATCCCGCTGCAGGTACAGGATCTCACTGACAATAAAACGCCCTGCAGGTATCTCGACCGCGACAGGCCCGTCACTGTCCTCTGCCGCCGCAAATGCAGCGAGAAATGCCCTGGAGTCATCCACACCGTCATCGGGTATGGCACCAAATTCAGTGACATCCAGTGATTTCAACACTTCGAGAGCCAGCGGCGCACTGCCGTTTTTGTAGCCAGCGTAAGAAAAGTCGGGCAAGTCCTGCACCGGCAGCTGGTCAGCACTCACTGCGCCTGCAGTCGCTGGCCTATCCGCCGCGACCAGCGCCGCACCGCAGAGCAGTACAAATAGTGCGCCACAAGCCATTGAATTTGTTACCCTTTTTCCAATCTTGCCGTCGTGTTTCAAGGTGAACCCCGCTGTTTATTCTGCGATATCAGTCCATGTAAGATGGTCATACCACTTTACCATCAGCCAATCATGATTCATACTGGCACCGGCTATCACACCGCCACCGGCGAAATTGCGGCACTCCGGAGGGGGCGGGTACACACACGTGAAAGACAAAAATAAATACGCAGGAGCTTTGATGAACAACCACAATCAGCATATCCCTGTCACCGCGCGCGCGAAATTTTCCAAGCGCCTGCTGGCACTGACGATCGCATCCGTCGCCTTTAATGCATCCCTGACTCAGGCACAGAGCAGTGGTGAGCAGGAGGAGCTTGAAGAAATTACCGTAACGGGCAGCCTGCGCGACACGCTGCGCAACTCGATTGACATCAAACGCGATGCAGAAACCATCGTCGACGTGATTTCCGCTGCAGAAATGGGCAGCCTTCCAGATTTATCCGTGGCGGAAACCCTTGAGCGCATCGTCGGCGTAACCGGTGATCGCTTTAAAGGCAATGCCAGCGAGATCTCCGTCCGTGGCCTGGGGCCGTTTCTTGGCTATTCCACGTACAACGGCCGCGAAATTTCGTCCGGCAGCGGCAACCGCGCGGTCGCCTTTTCACAGTTCCCATCAGAGCTGGTAAACGGCGCTGTGGTGTACAAGTCACAATCCGCTGATTTACTCGAAGGCGGTGTTGCAGGCCTCATCGATTTGCAGAGCATTCGCCCTATCGACTATGGCAAGCAGCGGTTCCAGGCGGAACTGAAAGGCAACTACAACGAGTACGACGCGAAGCTGGATGGTGACAACGGCATCGGGTATCGGAGTTCCATTTCATTCACCGACGTATTTGATACCGACATCGGTACCATAGGCTTTGCCATCGGTTATGCCGGTCACGACTCTTCCACCCCCGAAGAAAGCTTCAATACCAGCTCCACGCTGCGCAACTGTAACTCCGACCGCTTCCTCGATGGCGGCAGCAACTGTTCCTGGAGTGACGACAACACCGCGGCGAACGGCGGTCCGGCTGCAGAGGGCGATTACTACTTTATCCCCAATTCGTTTTACTTCCGCCAAATGGAGTCGGAAGAAACCCGCGATGCGGTCATGACCACGCTACAGTGGCAGCCGACCGATAAATGGAACATCACCGCAGACGCACAGTGGTCCAACCGTTTCTACTATGAAGATCGCCACGATCTCTACTTCGATGACGGTCGCCGCCGGATCAGTAATTGGAGCACCAACGATGCGCACGCCCTGACCTCCTACACCGGCGAGTCACGCGTCAGCAGCTACGGCGAGTTCCGCGAGCGCGATGAAGACTACGTGGGTGGCGGACTCAATTTCGAATTTGCGGCAACGGATCGACTCGTACTGAACGCAGACTTGTCCTATTCCGCCACCACCCGCTACCAGGAAACCTGGCAAACCCGTTTCCGCTCCGATCGTGTCTGGTACGACTTTGATACCCGTGGCACTGGCGGCGACGAGTGGGCGACGGTCACGCTGTACGAGGACCCGGAGAACCCATCAGAAAGCGCATTGGATACCAGCATCCTGAACGACTACAGCTTCTATGGTGCCAACCAGCGTGCGCGCTACGGTGAACTGGAAGTCAATGATGATATTTCGGCGATCGCCTTCAGTGGTGTTTACGACATCGACGGCGACCTGATCAAGTCCGTTGAAGCCGGCTTCCGCCTGTCCTCCCACGAGCACAACAATTACGGAGAAGACCGCACGGAATACACGGACACAAACTTCGCTGATGTGTCTGTCATCGCCCAGGAATGCGCTACCGATTATCCGCAAAAAGGTTACGGTGAGGACGCAGGCAGCAGCTTTGACCAGTGGGCAACCTACGACACGCTGTGCGCCTACGAACTGATGCTTGGCGATGAAGATTGGGCACTTAGTCCACAGGACCCAAGTGCCGGCGACGTGAATCTGACCGAAAAAGTACAATCTGCCTTTGTAAAACTCAATTACTACACTCAGGTCGGCGGTATCGATGTATCGGGTAATATCGGTATCAGGGCGGTACAGACCGATATCGAATCCGTGGGCTATCGCCAGAGCTATGCGGTCACCAATAATGACGCGGGTACACCTGCCGACGCCTCTGATGACAGCATACTGATTACGGAAATTTCGGATTCTCTCACTCAAGAGTCTTACGGCAATCGCTACCTGAACATTTTGCCCAGCATTAACGTCAACCTCGGCCTGACAGAAACGGTGCAACTGCGTGCTGCGGCCTACAGCGCCATTTCACGGCCCGATATGTGGTGGATGGGTGCAGGTCGCGACCTGGACCTGGGCGATGGCGAAGAGGAGTTCTCCAGCATCCAGTCCGCAATTGACAGTGGTTCAGTAACGGCGCTGGGTAACCCGAACCTTGAGGCGATTGAATCGAACAACTTCGACCTTTCACTTGCCTGGTATCCGTCGGAAGATTCCATGCTGTCCGGTGCCTACTACTACAAGAAGTTCAAAGCCGGACTGGAAGTGGCTGACGCGAGCGAAGTTCAGGAGTCCTTTGCGATCAACGGCGAAATGCTCGCGATGAACGTGGATGGACTGATTCAGAACAGCAATGAACCTTCCAGTATTTCGGGCATTGAACTGACCGCTCAACACGCCTTCAGCAATCTTCCGGAACCCCTGGATGGGCTGGGCGTACTCGCCGGACTAAACATCGCAGATACTGACTTCGACTACTTCGAGAACGGCTCTGAGATCACCGACGATGTGGTTATTTCCGCAGCCAACCTGCCGGGCTTTTCGAAGAAGAGTTATAACGCTGAGGTCTTCTGGGAGAACTACGGCTTTACCAGTCGTCTTTCCTATAAGTATCGTTCCGACTACCTGAAACCCTTCGGAAGTAATTTCGGTCAGACGAACCGGTTTGTCGACGATACCAGCTCTCTGGATCTATCACTGTCCTACCGGCTGACGAAAAGTCTTCAGCTCAAACTACAGGGTATTAACCTGACCAACGAACCCTATACCGAGTACAGGGTTGCTGAGGGTGGATACAATCGCGTTGAGTTCAGCGGGGCGCGCTACTTCTTTGGCGTGCAGTACAAAATGTAACCAACCTCCATACATATAGGCGGATTGACCCAAACCAGCCAGAAAGCCCGAAAATGCCTTACCAGAATAGTTGACTGGTATAACCAATTTTTGGCAACATGGTAACAATCGCTGCTCCTCATGAAGCCTATGAGAAAAGCATCGAGGTTTCTCCATCGCCTGGCGCAGCCGGTACGAGGGGGCTGGTTTGGCCCCCTCTGCCTTTATTTGCGCACGCCGCCCGCTCCCGTCGCACAGCCTGTTGCGCCGCGAGCCGGGCTTTTTCTTTTTGGGGCGGGCAACGCACGCTCGCAGCGGTGGTGAAATCACACAACAATAAGCGGAACCGGGCACTGCCCCCGGCTCCAAATGGCAAACCCGAAATCTGGAAGCACCCTACATGACACGCCCTCTGATCCTGCATCCCGACCGTCTGTTTCCGGCCGATAAAGTCAGCCGGGATATCGCCCGCAAACTTTACGAGAGCGTAAAAGACCTGCCGATCATCAGCCCCCACGGCCACACGGATCCGTCGTGGTTTGCCGAGAACAAGCCATTCGGCAACCCCGCCAACCTGCTGATCCGCCCGGACCACTATGTGTTCCGTATGCTCTACTCCCAGGGTATCCCGCTGGAGAGTCTCGGCATCCGCACCCAGGATGGTTCCGAAGTAGAGCAGGACCCGCGCAAGATCTGGCAGTTGCTCGCGGACAATTACCACCTGTTCCGCGGCACCCCGTCGCGCACCTGGCTGGATACGGTGTTCCACGATGTGTTCGAGCTGGATGTGCAGCTGAGTTCGGAGACTGCCGATCTCTACTACGAGCGCATCGACAGCTACCTGCGCCAGCCGGAGTTCCTACCGCGCGCGCTGTTCGAGCGTTTTAATATCGAGGTGATCGCGACCACCGAATCCCCGCTGGACGACCTGCGCCATCACCAGAAAATCCTGGACAGTGGCTGGAAAGGCCGCGTGATTACCGCGTTCCGCCCGGATCCGGTGCTGGATCCCGACTTCGAGGGTTTCACCGATAATCTGGCACAGCTGGCGGAGATCACCGGCGAAGATACTTCTACCTGGCCCGGCTACCTGGCGGCGCTGCGCAATCGTCGCGAGTTCTTCAAGCAGATGGGTGCGACCTCTACCGACCACGGTCATCCCACTGCCACAACCGCCAACCTGTCTGCGGCGGAGGCGGAGGCGCTGTTCCGTCGCGTTTGTGAAGGGGTGAGCGCAGGCAATTGCAGTGCGGAAGATGCGGAGCTGTTCCGCGGTCAGATGCTGACCGAGATGGCGCGCATGAGCATCGAGGATGGTCTGGTGATGCAGATTCACCCGGGCTCTTTCCGCAACCACAACAAGGTGGTGTTCGAGCGCTTTGGTCGCGATAAGGGCTGCGATATTCCTTCGCAGACCGATTACGTACACGCGCTGCAGCCGCTGCTGGAAGCGGTGGGCAATGAGCCGGAGCTGAGCATCATTCTGTTCACTCTGGATGAGACCAGTTACAGCCGCGAGCTGGCACCGCTGGCAGGCCACTACCCGGCACTGAAGCTGGGCCCGAGCTGGTGGTTCCACGACAGCCCGGAAGGTATGCGCCGTTTCCGCGAGCAGGTAACCGAGACTGCCGGTTTCTACAATACCGTCGGCTTCAACGACGACACCCGCGCGTTCCTGTCCATCCCTGCCCGTCACGACGTGGCGCGCCGTATGGACTGCGTATGGCTGGCGCAGCTGGTCTCCGACCACCGCCTGCAGGAAGACGAAGCCTTCGAACTGGCCACCGACCTCGCCTACAACCTGGCGAAGAAAGCCTACAAGCTCTGAACTTCGTAGCTTGCTGGTGCTCTGGCCTGCCTTCGTGGCGCCGGAGCACCGGGGATCTGTTTTCAGAACCGCTGTGAACCCATCCCTGGGCGCTGCGGCGCAAACATCCTGTTTGCGACGCTTCTGAAAACAGATCCCCGGCACTCCTGCTTAAATGCAGAGCGCAATACTTCGTAAGCGAATACAGATTCGGTCAACCGAGTAGAAAAAAATGAGCCAACAAAGACTCAATAACGAAATTCTCGAAAGCCTACCCGCTGAGGTGATCAAACCGGCCTATGACCGCAACGAGGTCACCACCGGCATCGTGCACATGGGTATTGGCGCTTTCCATCGCGCGCATCAGGCCTGGTACACGGAAAACCGCATTGCCGCGGGTGAGAAAGACTGGGGCATTGTGGGCGCGAGCCTGCGCTCCGCCGGTGTGCGCGATCAGCTGGTGCCGCAGAACGGCCTGTACTCCGTGGTGGAGAAATCCAACGCGGGCACCAAGGTGCAGATCATCGGCGCAGTGAGCGATGTGTTTGTGGGCCCGGAAAGCCCGCAGCAGTTGCTGGAGCTGCTGGCTCAGGAGAGCGTGCGTATTGTCTCCCTGACCATCACCGAGAAAGGTTATTGCCACGATCCGGCCAGCGGCAACCTGAATCCGCAGCACCCGGACGTGGTGCACGATCTGGCCAACCCACAGAGCCCGAAGTCTGCGCTGGGCTATATCGTCGGCGCGCTGGCGCTGCGCAAGGAGCGCGGTCTGCCGGGCTTTACCGTGCTGTCCTGTGACAACCTGCCGTCCAACGGCAAGCTGCTGGGCAAGGTGTTGTCCCAGTATGCAGCGCAGGTCGACGGTGAGCTGGCGGCGTGGATTGCCGAGAACACTACGACTCCGGCCACCATGGTCGACCGAATTGTGCCGGCCACTACCGATGCGGACCGCGAGGAGCTGGAAGCAATTCTTGGCTGCCGTGACGAGGCGGCGGTGATGGCAGAGCCATTTGCCCAATGGGTAGTGGAAGAT
It includes:
- a CDS encoding alginate lyase family protein; the encoded protein is MRKVLPSLILLLLLPLSTFAAPANLALYDPEALLQLQQDQNEKVDPALTLLIERANSALESPTRSVTQKERLPASGNPNDYFSIGPYWWPNPDSKDGLPFIRKDGERNYATLEQIPDSQLLRSFVQDVSNLAVAYHLTGDQRYGKAAVQHLRAWFIEPATRMNPNFEHAQAVPGIATGRGFGIIEGRFLIHIPDAVRLLGDQLSKNERESITRWFSELHQWMLTSENGKAENQWHNNHGTWFDAQVVAFALFTGDLDIARAQLKVTRDNRIAHHFDAAGKQPAEFERTRPWHYANFNLEAYNLLGQFGRQLGVDIWGYQRGDISLHRGYALIANYLLEPEEWPFKELYGMDIKAAHATMYYAKNAYGDAIFSEALEKIHRDSDDSIVETDPRLWPIQ
- a CDS encoding glycosyl hydrolase family 28-related protein — protein: MSADQLPVQDLPDFSYAGYKNGSAPLALEVLKSLDVTEFGAIPDDGVDDSRAFLAAFAAAEDSDGPVAVEIPAGRFIVSEILYLQRDNLILRGAGNQKTRLYFPRPLRLLPDPPELAELREYLTEMDKRQREKQNNIDLPFTQYAWAGGYIWARKPGERVKAYLDKYDTPVAAHAQPVAGERGKRWLTVKSAGQLEAGQVINVNWYNRAGRDSPLLKMLYPGVDKIGSHHWAFPSRPLVSQTSRILEIKGNRIELSDPLLHDIEGFTTDITRKPYLQNVGLEDFTIEFPASAYVAHHVEQGFNGIYLTRVYDGWVRNVDIINADSGVLTEEVANLTIRDVTTSGEHKAHYSVAMGDTHNVLVENLHVQNLVIHPLSFNTFSTKSVYTGCTVDQRPILDQHSGANHQNLFDNITMYVELNDQEISERRYSAFKGGGAGYWKPTHGADSTFWNIRLLFSGVPDEKATITLDGVADGPNANIYGVHGNRKVDIDYGPSADIAAVNQAISDQPSLYQLQLSKRRIKSRPTDNASDLSATTDNSVK
- a CDS encoding TonB-dependent receptor → MNNHNQHIPVTARAKFSKRLLALTIASVAFNASLTQAQSSGEQEELEEITVTGSLRDTLRNSIDIKRDAETIVDVISAAEMGSLPDLSVAETLERIVGVTGDRFKGNASEISVRGLGPFLGYSTYNGREISSGSGNRAVAFSQFPSELVNGAVVYKSQSADLLEGGVAGLIDLQSIRPIDYGKQRFQAELKGNYNEYDAKLDGDNGIGYRSSISFTDVFDTDIGTIGFAIGYAGHDSSTPEESFNTSSTLRNCNSDRFLDGGSNCSWSDDNTAANGGPAAEGDYYFIPNSFYFRQMESEETRDAVMTTLQWQPTDKWNITADAQWSNRFYYEDRHDLYFDDGRRRISNWSTNDAHALTSYTGESRVSSYGEFRERDEDYVGGGLNFEFAATDRLVLNADLSYSATTRYQETWQTRFRSDRVWYDFDTRGTGGDEWATVTLYEDPENPSESALDTSILNDYSFYGANQRARYGELEVNDDISAIAFSGVYDIDGDLIKSVEAGFRLSSHEHNNYGEDRTEYTDTNFADVSVIAQECATDYPQKGYGEDAGSSFDQWATYDTLCAYELMLGDEDWALSPQDPSAGDVNLTEKVQSAFVKLNYYTQVGGIDVSGNIGIRAVQTDIESVGYRQSYAVTNNDAGTPADASDDSILITEISDSLTQESYGNRYLNILPSINVNLGLTETVQLRAAAYSAISRPDMWWMGAGRDLDLGDGEEEFSSIQSAIDSGSVTALGNPNLEAIESNNFDLSLAWYPSEDSMLSGAYYYKKFKAGLEVADASEVQESFAINGEMLAMNVDGLIQNSNEPSSISGIELTAQHAFSNLPEPLDGLGVLAGLNIADTDFDYFENGSEITDDVVISAANLPGFSKKSYNAEVFWENYGFTSRLSYKYRSDYLKPFGSNFGQTNRFVDDTSSLDLSLSYRLTKSLQLKLQGINLTNEPYTEYRVAEGGYNRVEFSGARYFFGVQYKM
- the uxaC gene encoding glucuronate isomerase, which translates into the protein MTRPLILHPDRLFPADKVSRDIARKLYESVKDLPIISPHGHTDPSWFAENKPFGNPANLLIRPDHYVFRMLYSQGIPLESLGIRTQDGSEVEQDPRKIWQLLADNYHLFRGTPSRTWLDTVFHDVFELDVQLSSETADLYYERIDSYLRQPEFLPRALFERFNIEVIATTESPLDDLRHHQKILDSGWKGRVITAFRPDPVLDPDFEGFTDNLAQLAEITGEDTSTWPGYLAALRNRREFFKQMGATSTDHGHPTATTANLSAAEAEALFRRVCEGVSAGNCSAEDAELFRGQMLTEMARMSIEDGLVMQIHPGSFRNHNKVVFERFGRDKGCDIPSQTDYVHALQPLLEAVGNEPELSIILFTLDETSYSRELAPLAGHYPALKLGPSWWFHDSPEGMRRFREQVTETAGFYNTVGFNDDTRAFLSIPARHDVARRMDCVWLAQLVSDHRLQEDEAFELATDLAYNLAKKAYKL
- a CDS encoding mannitol dehydrogenase family protein gives rise to the protein MSQQRLNNEILESLPAEVIKPAYDRNEVTTGIVHMGIGAFHRAHQAWYTENRIAAGEKDWGIVGASLRSAGVRDQLVPQNGLYSVVEKSNAGTKVQIIGAVSDVFVGPESPQQLLELLAQESVRIVSLTITEKGYCHDPASGNLNPQHPDVVHDLANPQSPKSALGYIVGALALRKERGLPGFTVLSCDNLPSNGKLLGKVLSQYAAQVDGELAAWIAENTTTPATMVDRIVPATTDADREELEAILGCRDEAAVMAEPFAQWVVEDNFLRGRPAWEKVGAMLVDDVEVYELIKLRLLNGSHSMLAYSGYLAGCETVADVMAVPAFNKLALHFMKTEATTSIDVPADFDIAAYQAELIERFENRALRHRTWQIAMDGSQKIPQRWLGTLRHQLGHDGPIEVLSFALANWIRYVSAVDEKGETIEVSDPLAAELKAICDQFKPQGNDALAASFLAFTPVFGNDLKQSVALQQAVVNWLNKLDAQGTLACVEEAFGDL